The region GTAGGCCGACAAGGGCGCGGCCAGGCCGCCGCACAGGGCCACGGGCAAGGCGCCGGCCGGGTCGAGCGCCCTGGCGATCAGCGCGATCTGCCGGCCCGCGTCGACCAGGATGGTGCGCGCCACGGCATTGCTGGCCGCGTGTTCGAGCACCAGGCGCGCCAGTTGCGCGAAATTGGTCTGGCTGGCGGCCGCCAGCCACACTTGCATGGCGTCGCGCTGGCCGCCGCAGGCGTCGATAATGGCCGTGGCGAAGGCGCTGCCGGGCACGCGCCCGTCAACCACTTGCTGCGCGTGGTTGATGGCGCGCATGCCGATCCAGGCGCCGCCCGCCTCGTCGCCCGAGGGGAAGCCCCAGCCACCCACTTCATGGCGGCTGCCATCCGCGTGCAGCACTTCGCCCACGCTGCCCGTGCCGATGGCCACGATGGCGCCCGGCTGGCCCGCGTGCGCCCCCAGCAGGGTGGTCAGGGCATCCGATTCGAGCGCCACCAAGGCATAGCCGGGATTGTGTTCGACGAAGCTGGCGGCCCACTGCTTGTTGTGCACGCCGGCCAGGCCCAGGCCGATGGCCATGCGCTGCAACGATGGCTGTTCCAGTCCGGCCGCGCGGAAGGCCAGGGTGACGGCGTGCGCCACGGAGGTCCAGGCCCGTTCGATGCCCAGTCCCAGGCCCGATGGGCCGCTTTGTCCCTGCGCCAGTTCCTCGCCATCGAGGCGCGCCAGGCGTACGCGGGTTCCGCTGCCCCCGCCGTCGACGCCGATTATGTATTCGATCATGTTGTGCAGTCCCGCGTTTGGTTGAATGCGCCTGTCTCGGTTCTTTTATTTGTCGGGCGGCGAAAAGCTGAAGGCACTATATTGTTGCCCCGATGGCTAGTCAAGAGGTATTTAAGTGGTATTGTAAAATAGTGTGGCGCTTGACACAGCCTGCCCGAGGGTTGGCTTGCAAGTCATTGTTAGTAAAGGAATTTTTGTATGACGTGAATGGTATTGAAATTGGCCTTGTTTAATGCCAATTTTTTCGCACTGGTCTGCGCCGCGCGCTGTGGTGTTGCTTGTGTGCATGCTTGGCAAGGGACGCCATGAAGAGTAAAGTCCGCCTTTTACACCTGAGTTGGAAGAGCATGATGAACGACAAGGCAGCAAAGAGCGAGTACTGGGACGACTGGCAGCAAGAGGCGCTGGCCGCCGGCGTGTCGGCGCCGCTGGCTAAGCTGGGCATGGAAATGATGCGCACGCACCGCAAGAACCGCTGGCCGAAGGATTTCCTGGGCCGCGAAAGCGATGGCCCGGTCATGATCGAAATGTGCCTGGAAGACGAGGCGGAAACGGAATTGTTCTTTATCGAGAACCTGCATCCCTACGATGCGGAGCTGATCGAAAAGACGCGCCGCCGCCTGTGCCTGCATTGATCTGGCACTGACGTACGACTGGAACGGCCGCCTTGCGCGGCCGTTTTGCTTTTCGGCTGGCATTTTCATGGGGGAGTGTCATAATGGCCCAGGCATTTTCGCCCAGGTATGGAGTAGATAATGAGCAAGGCACAGGACAGCAAGAAAGAAGCCAAGAAGGAACCGGCCAAGACCATGAAGGAAAAGAAGGAAGCCAAGAAGGTCAAGAAAGAAGAGCGCAAGCGCTGATCATGCGCCTGCGCCGTTCATTGACGCGCCCGTGGCGTGCGCCGGCCCTGCTGGCGGCGTTCGCCCTGCTGGCCTTCGGTGTCCCCGTGTCCGGCGTGCTGGCGCAGCAAAAGCCGCCGCCGTCCACGTTCGGGCAAGTGGTGGGCAATGCCGTGCTGTGCATCGACCAGATCGACAACAAGGCCTTCTATGCCTATCTGCTGACGGCTTTTGGTCCCGCCTACAAGCATGAAGGGGGCGCCTACTGGTTCCGCACGGACGCCACCTTGTGGGGCGCGCCGATTACCGACGTGATCGTCAGCGACGACACCAGTCCCCTCGTCTTCATGGGCGTGGTGGCGGACTCGACACCGGAAAAGCTGGAACCGGCCATCCGCGGCGTGTCGGGCCTGCGTTTCAATAAACTCGACAATTCCGCCTTTCCTGTCCGTGGTTCCGTGCCTGGCAGTAAAATCGTCTACTTCCGCAGCAAGGCGAAAGTGTATTGCGCCAAATACAAGCCGTTGCCGCCCGCCCGCACCCGATGAGGGGTTCGGCTTGCCGCCGCGCATTTTGATCGTTTCATCCGCAGGGTCTCCATGTACACGCATTATTTCCAGCTCAAGCAATCGCCGTTTTCGATCGCCCCCGACCCGCGCTACCTGTTCATGAGCGAGCGCCACCGCGAAGCGCTGGCGCACCTGCTGTATGGCGTGGGCAGCGGCGGCGGCTTCGTGCTGCTGACGGGAGAAATCGGCGCCGGCAAGACCACCGTGTGCCGCTGCTTCATGGAGCAGATTCCGGAAAACTGCCAGCTGGCCTACATCTTCAATCCGAAACTGTCCGTCGAGGAATTGCTGCTGTCGATCTGCGAGGAATTCCGCATCGCCGTGGCGCCCGGCGTGGCCAGCGTGAAAGGCTATGTCGACGCCATCAACGCGCACTTGCTGGCCAGCCATGCGCAGGGCAAGAACAATGTGCTGATCATTGATGAAGCGCAAAACCTGTCCGCCGCCGTGCTGGAGCAATTGCGCTTGCTGACCAACCTGGAGACGAGCGAGCGCAAGCTGCTGCAGATTATCCTCATCGGCCAGCCGGAATTGCGCGCCATGCTGGCGCGGCCGGAACTGGAGCAGCTGGCGCAGCGCGTGATCGCCCGCTACCACCTCGGTTCGCTGACGGCGGACGAGACGGCCAGCTATATCCGCCACCGCCTGGCCGTGGCGGGCAGCACGGCGCAAACGCCGTTCGCGCCCCGTTTGATGGCGCAAATTCACGCCATGAGCCACGGCGTGCCGCGCCGCATCAACCTGCTGTGCGACCGCGCGCTGCTGGGCGCTTACGTGGAAAACCAGCCGCAAGTGACGCGCCAGATACTGCGCCGCGCCGCCGAGGAAGTGTTTGCGGAAGAGGGTAAGCCGGCTGCCGGACGGGGTCTGCGCTGGCCCCACGTGGCCGGTGGCGTGCTGGCCGGCGCCGTGGTCACGGCCGCGCTGGCCTGGCATTTCATGCCGCACGCGCCTGCCACAGTGGCCGTGGCGACAGCACCTGCCGTGGTGGCGCCGGCAGCGCCCGCTGCGGCAAGTGTTCCTGCGCCCGCGCCCGCCAGCGTGCCGGACCGCAACGCCATGCTGCGCCAACTGGCCAGCCTGTGGGGCGAGCAGTTACCGGCCGGCGACGCTTGCCAGGCGGGCGCGCGCGCCGGCCTGCGCTGCCTGCACAGCCGGGGCGGCATCGCCGAGCTGCGCGTGCTGGACCGTCCCGCCCTGTTGGCCTTGCGCGACGGGGAGGGCAGGGAACAGCTGGCGCTGCTGACGCGCTTGCAGGACGAGACGGCCACCTTGATGCTCGACGGTAAGCAGCAAAGCCTGCCGCTGTCCCAGCTGGCGCAGCGCAGCGATGGCGCTTTCACGACCTTCTGGCGTGCCCCGCGCGGCTGGCGCGACGAGGTGCCGCTGGGCGCCCGCGGCGCGGACGTGGACTGGCTGGCGCAGCGACTGGCGCAACAGCGGGGCTTGCCTGCGCCGGCCGCCAATCTGCCGCTCGACGCCGAGATGCAAGGCCAGCTGCGGGCTTTCCAGCAAAGCCAGAACCTGCGGGCCGATGGCCTGGCGGGTCCGAAAACGTATATACGCCTGATGCAGCTGGGTGACAATTCGGAGCCGCGCCTGAGCAGCGCAGCTCCTGCCGTGGCGGCGTCCGCTGCGACGGCAATGGTGGCGGGGAAATAAGATGTCCTACATACTAGAAGCACTGAAAAAATCGCAAGCCGAGCGCCAGCTGGGCGAGTTGCCGTCGATCCACGCACCGCAAGTGCAGCTGCACGATGCCGCCTCGTCCGGCGCGGCGCGGCGCGCGCCCGTCTGGCTGGCGCTGGGTGGCGTGACGGTAGCCGTGGTGGCCGCATTGCTGCTGTGGCAGCCTTGGCAGGCAGCAGCCACCGCACCGGCGGCAGTTGCTGTCGTCCCGACTGTGCTGGCCCAGGCTGTGCCCGCGCCTGTGCCGGTAGTCGTCCCGCCCGCAATCCCTGTGCCCGCGCCTGCGCCAGTGGTCGTGCCGGTGCCCGTGCCGCCAGCGGCCACCGCCGCGCCCGTGCACCATGCCAGGCCTGTGGCGGAACCAAAGCAGGAGTCGCCCGGCCAGGCCGCGCCGTCTGTCCCCGCTCCGGCGCCTGCCGTGCCCGTACCTGCGCCTGCTGCCGAAGAGACCGTCCCCGGCATGCGCGACTTGCCCGAGCCGATACAGCGGCAAATCCCTGCGGTCGCCATCGGCGGCTATATCTATTCGAAGAATCCGGCCGACCGCCTGCTGCTGATCGACAAGGTACTGCGCCACGAAGGCGAGGAGCTGGCGCCGGGACTGGTGCTGGAAAAGTTGCAGCCGAAGGCGGCCATCTTCAGTTTCAAGGGCTATCGCTACCGCGTGCCGTATTGAGTTGTTGTGCATCAAGGCCGGGCCGCCATAGCTGAACCATACTGGCCAGGCCTGGTCGAACCAGGGTCGCTGCGACCGTGTGCGCGGCCGGGGAGTTCTGATGATTGCTGCCGCAGCTGCTGGTGAGGGTGTTCTGGATGTGGGTGTGCCTGGAAACCTGGCGCGCATCGACCACATCGTCGTGCTGATGATGGAAAACCGCTCGTTTGACCACATGCTCGGCTACCTGAGCCTGGAAGGCGGGCGCGCCGATATCGATGGCTTGCAGGCCAGCCATGCCAATGTGCATGCGGGCGTCAGCTACCCCGTGCACCATTTGCGGCGCACGGCCTTTGGCCCGCAGCAAGACCCGTCGCATACGGGCATGTCGGTGGCGCAGCAATTGCAAAACAATAATGGCGGCTTTGTCGACGACTATGCGCAAACGCATCCGGGCGACCCCGACATCGATCTGGTGATGGGCTACTACAATGCATCCGACTTGCCCATGTACGATTTCCTGGCGCGGGAGTTCTGCGTCTGCGACCGCTGCTACAGTTCCGTGCCGGGCGCCACCTGGCCCAACCGCCTGTATGCCATCAGCGGCAAGGCGGCCGGCAGCCACGACAGCAAGCGCGTGCCCCTGTATGCGAACAAGTCCTTCGTGCGCCACCTCGAGCGTGCCCAGGTCAGCTGGAAATTCTATTCCGCCTGGAAGCCCTGGAGCCTGGCGCTGACGGACGACCATTACCGCTCGTCGGAAATGTACGAACCGTTCGGCTCCAGCGCGCGCCGCTATGGCTTCATCGGCGATGCGCTGGCGGGCGCCTTGCCCTCCGTCAGCTGGATCGATCCGCATTTCTTTGACAATGACGACCACCCGCCGGCCGATATCCGCGCCGGTCAGGCGCTGGTGGCGCAGGTCTACCAGGCCCTGTCGCGCGGTCCGGCCTGGGCGCGCACCTTGCTCATCCTCAGCTATGACGAGCACGGCGGCTTTTTCGACCATGTGCCGCCGGGCCCCGCCATCGATGACGACCCCGCGTTTCGCCGCTACGGCGTGCGCGTGCCCATGCTGCTCGTGTCGCCGCTGATCGCGCCGGGCAGCGTCAGCCACGAGGTGGTCGATCACACGTCGATCATCAAAACCATTTTGCAGCGCTTTTGCCGCGCCGCCGATGGCGCCTTGCCCCAGATGGGCGCGCGCGTGGCGGCCGCCAGCGGCCTGGGCGCCGTGCTGACCCTGGCGCAAGCGCGCGCCGCGCCTGCCGTGCCCGTTGCTGTGCTGGCGCAGCGGGCCGCATGGGAGGCGGAGGTGCGGGCGCAGGATTTTACGCCGCTGGCGCCCGCTTGCCAGCCTGATGGCGAAGTGGCGGCCGCTGCCGCCGTACCGTTCCAGTCCGATGCCGAGGCCGGCGCGATCGCCGCTCACCGGCAATTGGCGCGCGCGGCCAGGAATGCGCAGGCGGTGAATAGTAAAACCGCGGGAACGACAGCACCGAAGTCCACAGGCAGGCGCCGGCGGCAGGTGCCCGCCGGCGCGAAGAATGGTGGAAAACCTGGCGGCGCTTGACTTGGGCGATGCGCGGGGCAATGCGCGGCGCTGCGCCAGGCGGTCGCGCCCGTGGGGCTGCGTATAATCATTCCTTCTCAATCAAGGAGTGACCATGCACGATGCGATGCCCGCACACCCGGTACTCGGTGTGATCGGCCGTTCCGGTAGCGGCAAGACGACCCTGCTGGAATTTGTGGTGAAGGAACTGGCGGCGCGCGGCTTGCGCGTCAACCTGGTCAAGCACAGCCACCATGATCTGGCGCTGGAACCGCCGCAAAAAGACAGCGCCCGCCTGCGTTTGGCCGGGGCGGCGGAAGTGCTGGTGGCGTCGCCGTACCGTTTTGCCATCGTGCATGAGCTGCGCGGCGCGCCCGAGCCGAGCCTGGCGCAGCAATTGTCCCGCATGGGGCCGGCAGACCTGACCCTGGTCGAAGGTTTCAAGACGGATCCCATTCCCAAGCTGGAAGTGTTTCGTCCGGAAGTGGGACAGGCGCCCCTGTATCCGCACGACCCGCATGTGATCGCCGTGGCCTCCGACAGCCCGGCGCCGGCCGACTTGCGCGAAGGCGTGGAATGGCTGGACTTGAATGCGCGCGAGCACGTGCTGGCCTGGCTGCTGCTGCAGTTGCAAAATAAGCTGGAAAAATAAGTTAAAGGTTTGCCGCGGCCATCCGTTAATACTGGTAGAACCTCATTGGAGAAACGTATGGACGTCGGAAGCATTGCTCAACTGTCAACCACGATGGCGGAGACAGGCACGCGGCAAGCCGTCGGCTTGACTGTCCTGAAAAAAGCCCAGGATATCCAAAGCTCGACCGCCACTGCCTTGCTGGCAGCGTTGCCACCGGTACAGTCGGCGCCTAGCCTGCCGGCTCACCTCGGTAACCGCATCAACACGACCGCCTGAGCGCAGTCCCGCGGCGCCACTCTGGCGCTCGCACTACTTTACGCCCACACCACCGTCATCAACGGTGGCGAGTGGGCGTTTTTGTCTGCCTTTCCGCTTTCCCCCCTCCCTCTATAAAATTGACTGATTGAAGATGGTTCGCCATGGCGCGGCCGATTCAGTAGAATGACGTCCATCACCCCATGTTGCCCATCGTGCAGCCCGGGGCGTGCCGTGATTTGCCGCGATTACTTATCGATTACTTTGACCCATGCAAGAGGAATCCCCATGAACAAACGTCAAGCTCTCATCGCCGCCGCCCTCGCGGGCATCTGTGCCGGCACCACCCTCAACGCGGCCGCGCACGATGGCCCCGCTCCTGGCGACAAGGAAAAATGCTATGGCGTGGCCAAGGCAGGGCAGAACGATTGCGCCTCGTCCGATGGCGCGCATTCCTGCGCGGGCCAGGCGGAGGCGGACAACCTGCCGACCGAATGGACTTATGTTGCCAAGGGCACGTGCGAACAGGCGGGCGGCTCCGTCAAGCCCATCAAGGCCGGCAAGGCTGCCAAACCGGCCACGCAGCCCTAAGCGTCCGCCGCCTGCCCATGCCGCCGCCCATCCAGGCGCTTGCCGGCGTCGGCCTGCGCGCCGCGCATTACCGCGACTTCCTGGCGCGCAGGCCCAAGGTCGGCTGGCTGGAAGTGCACACTGAAAACTATCTGCAGCCGTCGGGCTGGGACTGGCACGTGTTGCGGACCTTGCGCCAGGATTACCCGATCAGCCTGCATGGCGTGGGGCTGGGCCTGGGTTCCGCGCGGGGCTTTTCCGAAGCCCATTTGCAGCGTGTGCGCGCCGTGGTCGAGCGCATCGAACCGGCCCTCGTGTCGGAACACCTGAGCTGGGGCGCCGTGGCGCAGCAGCAACTCAATGATCTGTTACCGCTGGCCTTGAATGGCGCCGCCCTGGATTTGTTATGCGCACGAGTGGGGCGGGTACAGGACGTGCTGAAAAGGCCGATCTTGCTGGAGAATGTCTCCACTTGCCTGCGTTTTGCCGACGATGCCATGAGCGAGGCGCAATTCCTGGCAGAGCTGGCGCGCCGTAGCGGCTGCGGCCTGCTGCTCGATATCAATAACCTGTATGTGAACCAGTGCAACCACGGCGAAGACGCTTTGGCGGCCATGCAGTCGATCGCCCCAGGCAGCGTGGGCGAGCTGCACCTGGGCGGCCATCTGCTGACGCCGCACGCCGTGATCGACCATCATGGCGCCGCCGTGGCCGATCCCGTCTGGGATTTGTATGCGGCCGCCTTGCTGCGCTTTGGCGCCATGCCTACCCTGGTCGAATGGGATACGGACTTGCCCGCCCTCGATGTCCTGCTGGGCGAGGCGGACAAGGCGCAAGCCATGCTGGCGCGCCATGCGCCGCAAGCGCCATGGCAGGGAACGGTGCTGCCGTCCCCGCCGCCGCCCGTGTTGCTTGACGCGCTGGCGGCCGGCCAGCAAGCGTTTGCCACAGCCTTGCTCGATGCTGTGGCGCCCCTGCCAGCGTTCGCGGGAGAAGCCGTGCCGCAGCGTTTCTCGCTGTACCGCGGCAACGTGAGCGCCACCTGGCGCCGCACCCTGGGCCACGCCTACCCCGTCGTGCTGGCGCTGGTGGGCGAGGCATTCTTTGGCGGCCTGGCGCGCGCGTATGGCCGCCAGTACCCGTCCGATAGCGCCGACTTGAATGAGTTTGGTGCCCGTTTCGCCGATTTTCTCGCCAGTTTCCCGCCTGTGGCCGAATTGCCTTACCTGCCGGACATGGCGCGCCTGGAATGGGCCGTGCACCTGGCCCATTACGCGGCCGATGCGCAGGGCCTGGCGCCCGAGTCGCTGGCCGCCCTGCATCCCGATCAACTGGAAGCGCGGCGTTTCAGCTTGCATCCCGCTTGCGCCTTGCTGGCGTCCAGCTGGCAAGTGGCGGCCCTGTGGCAGGCGCATCAGGAAGGTGAGGGGCAGGGGAAGTTTCCGCAGGAGTTGCAGGTGGCCAGCTGGGCGCTCGTATGCCGGACGCGCTGGAAGGCGCAGGTGCTGGTAGTGGATGCGGCCGCGCATGCGGCCTTGGTCATGTTGCAGCAGGGGCAGACGTTTGGCGCCGCGCTCGATGCGGCGTTCGAGCTGGACCCGGCATTCGACCTGGCCGCCCACTTGCGCCAGTGGCTGGCGCACGCGGTGTTGACGGCGTGACAGTTTACTCGAAGGCCCGCAGCAGGCGCGCTTCGCCCGTCTGATCGCGGTACAGGGCATTCGCGGCCAGGGTGGCGTCCATCATGCGCGTGACTTGCTCTTCTTCAAAGCGGGCCAGCTCGGCCGTGGCCGCGACGAGGGCCAGTTCCAGCCTGGCGCGCGCGCTCTGGTACAGGCTGCTGGTGTATTTGTCTGTGTTACGCAGCAATTCTTCCGCGTTTTCTATTACCTGGCGCAAGTCGCCGATCAGGCGTTCCTGGCTGCGCGTACCTTGTTCGGGCTGGTCCATGGCGCTCCCCTTCTGCAATCGATATTTATCTGACAATAACGACGTGTTGCAGCTTGATCCAGGCAGCCAGCTGGACGCATGGGGCCGCTTTCGCACCCCATGCGGGAATCAGACAGGAGCGACGACCGTGATACGGATATCGCCCACGCTGACGACCTGGTCGGCGCGGATCTTGGCGGTCTTGCGCAATTCCTTCTTGCCATCGACCTTC is a window of Janthinobacterium rivuli DNA encoding:
- a CDS encoding BadF/BadG/BcrA/BcrD ATPase family protein, with translation MIEYIIGVDGGGSGTRVRLARLDGEELAQGQSGPSGLGLGIERAWTSVAHAVTLAFRAAGLEQPSLQRMAIGLGLAGVHNKQWAASFVEHNPGYALVALESDALTTLLGAHAGQPGAIVAIGTGSVGEVLHADGSRHEVGGWGFPSGDEAGGAWIGMRAINHAQQVVDGRVPGSAFATAIIDACGGQRDAMQVWLAAASQTNFAQLARLVLEHAASNAVARTILVDAGRQIALIARALDPAGALPVALCGGLAAPLSAYLPAELLQLVVPAQGDSAAGGLRLIRKYLQEQ
- a CDS encoding AAA family ATPase — encoded protein: MYTHYFQLKQSPFSIAPDPRYLFMSERHREALAHLLYGVGSGGGFVLLTGEIGAGKTTVCRCFMEQIPENCQLAYIFNPKLSVEELLLSICEEFRIAVAPGVASVKGYVDAINAHLLASHAQGKNNVLIIDEAQNLSAAVLEQLRLLTNLETSERKLLQIILIGQPELRAMLARPELEQLAQRVIARYHLGSLTADETASYIRHRLAVAGSTAQTPFAPRLMAQIHAMSHGVPRRINLLCDRALLGAYVENQPQVTRQILRRAAEEVFAEEGKPAAGRGLRWPHVAGGVLAGAVVTAALAWHFMPHAPATVAVATAPAVVAPAAPAAASVPAPAPASVPDRNAMLRQLASLWGEQLPAGDACQAGARAGLRCLHSRGGIAELRVLDRPALLALRDGEGREQLALLTRLQDETATLMLDGKQQSLPLSQLAQRSDGAFTTFWRAPRGWRDEVPLGARGADVDWLAQRLAQQRGLPAPAANLPLDAEMQGQLRAFQQSQNLRADGLAGPKTYIRLMQLGDNSEPRLSSAAPAVAASAATAMVAGK
- a CDS encoding general secretion pathway protein GspB, whose product is MSYILEALKKSQAERQLGELPSIHAPQVQLHDAASSGAARRAPVWLALGGVTVAVVAALLLWQPWQAAATAPAAVAVVPTVLAQAVPAPVPVVVPPAIPVPAPAPVVVPVPVPPAATAAPVHHARPVAEPKQESPGQAAPSVPAPAPAVPVPAPAAEETVPGMRDLPEPIQRQIPAVAIGGYIYSKNPADRLLLIDKVLRHEGEELAPGLVLEKLQPKAAIFSFKGYRYRVPY
- a CDS encoding alkaline phosphatase family protein — protein: MIAAAAAGEGVLDVGVPGNLARIDHIVVLMMENRSFDHMLGYLSLEGGRADIDGLQASHANVHAGVSYPVHHLRRTAFGPQQDPSHTGMSVAQQLQNNNGGFVDDYAQTHPGDPDIDLVMGYYNASDLPMYDFLAREFCVCDRCYSSVPGATWPNRLYAISGKAAGSHDSKRVPLYANKSFVRHLERAQVSWKFYSAWKPWSLALTDDHYRSSEMYEPFGSSARRYGFIGDALAGALPSVSWIDPHFFDNDDHPPADIRAGQALVAQVYQALSRGPAWARTLLILSYDEHGGFFDHVPPGPAIDDDPAFRRYGVRVPMLLVSPLIAPGSVSHEVVDHTSIIKTILQRFCRAADGALPQMGARVAAASGLGAVLTLAQARAAPAVPVAVLAQRAAWEAEVRAQDFTPLAPACQPDGEVAAAAAVPFQSDAEAGAIAAHRQLARAARNAQAVNSKTAGTTAPKSTGRRRRQVPAGAKNGGKPGGA
- the mobB gene encoding molybdopterin-guanine dinucleotide biosynthesis protein B produces the protein MHDAMPAHPVLGVIGRSGSGKTTLLEFVVKELAARGLRVNLVKHSHHDLALEPPQKDSARLRLAGAAEVLVASPYRFAIVHELRGAPEPSLAQQLSRMGPADLTLVEGFKTDPIPKLEVFRPEVGQAPLYPHDPHVIAVASDSPAPADLREGVEWLDLNAREHVLAWLLLQLQNKLEK
- a CDS encoding YjfB family protein, which produces MDVGSIAQLSTTMAETGTRQAVGLTVLKKAQDIQSSTATALLAALPPVQSAPSLPAHLGNRINTTA
- a CDS encoding DUF2282 domain-containing protein; amino-acid sequence: MNKRQALIAAALAGICAGTTLNAAAHDGPAPGDKEKCYGVAKAGQNDCASSDGAHSCAGQAEADNLPTEWTYVAKGTCEQAGGSVKPIKAGKAAKPATQP
- a CDS encoding DUF692 family multinuclear iron-containing protein, which codes for MPPPIQALAGVGLRAAHYRDFLARRPKVGWLEVHTENYLQPSGWDWHVLRTLRQDYPISLHGVGLGLGSARGFSEAHLQRVRAVVERIEPALVSEHLSWGAVAQQQLNDLLPLALNGAALDLLCARVGRVQDVLKRPILLENVSTCLRFADDAMSEAQFLAELARRSGCGLLLDINNLYVNQCNHGEDALAAMQSIAPGSVGELHLGGHLLTPHAVIDHHGAAVADPVWDLYAAALLRFGAMPTLVEWDTDLPALDVLLGEADKAQAMLARHAPQAPWQGTVLPSPPPPVLLDALAAGQQAFATALLDAVAPLPAFAGEAVPQRFSLYRGNVSATWRRTLGHAYPVVLALVGEAFFGGLARAYGRQYPSDSADLNEFGARFADFLASFPPVAELPYLPDMARLEWAVHLAHYAADAQGLAPESLAALHPDQLEARRFSLHPACALLASSWQVAALWQAHQEGEGQGKFPQELQVASWALVCRTRWKAQVLVVDAAAHAALVMLQQGQTFGAALDAAFELDPAFDLAAHLRQWLAHAVLTA